The proteins below are encoded in one region of Thunnus maccoyii chromosome 24, fThuMac1.1, whole genome shotgun sequence:
- the LOC121892343 gene encoding R3H domain-containing protein 1-like isoform X3 has protein sequence MRMSDSVDTETMKVSEAADTVSSQKDNAAKSEVSEQSQSSRDEHGSNNKRDIQSNTKLKLVRSLAVCEESFPCPIPEPSAAPQDGFLLQPFEKEERATQDQAEKEDSSDKVDKPEKTQRKMLSRDSSQDYTDSTGIDLHEFLVNTLKGNPRDRIMLLKLEQDILDFISNNESQKRKFPPMTSYHRMLLHRVAAYFGMDHNVDPSGKSVVINKTTNTRIPDQKFSEHIKDDRADDFQKRYILKRDNSSFDREDSTIRMRLKADRRSKSMEEREEEYQRARERIFAHDGEHFILDRSAQDEDACMSTQQRRQMFRLRAGRSGASRQSSSETEPRHGEPRPWSSTDSSDSSNRLAPRPAITKASSFSGISPGLVRGDSTASSKSTGRLSKTGSESCSSVGSSSSSLSRPQLPLPVSASSRSNIPNAPLIHPAAETRGSGHPEMIKNIPSQPPPATDATNYYVLSLEASGIPPGSVLVNPHTGKPFIHPDGSAVVYNPASIAPTAGRSPHQGKTAQQPIPAAGQQQPTNHLHSQPICPPLQPSSEPVHHPTVSYPLPPPLPPSQFLPVCPNQQYTVPDTLNTQFSHMTLAQQPPNDGGASAPDARHYPTVYHHHHHPSPVLLQGAPPQQLAGYMVAGPSGGHPGVLPGQHVPLPTPGPNHAYPSSTPGPAAFPGSTLNQQLLQQHTYIQQPVQQMSTCYCSSAHHPPCSSQQQQQQQQQQQQQQQQHYRSPVNALPYNCPQSQNLPQQQVHQAVMPNPASSYQTVVGVQPTPNLALTGNQQSNMGNQMQGMMVQYPPMQSYQQVSVPQQTYQQPVFVSCQPGQGAVAVAGMQPCYSLLPPNQHTTMSSTVSFLPAQMMEQLQFSQTSSPCVSQQHPGQQYAGLLPPAPGSGMVMLQMTAPPCQQPRAPSPCQRKQPSHKHPGPEHQRSRRPAELPPPPDNTQSSLPSSPALTPSPGQPPSVKGLPSGISPIPVMAHHPQLPTAFCHSGQGEAHYSLLGQPLQYKPSIRPPLIHTAHMVAKHQGPLGVWRSGHGRKANRKSLSSDLSVGEAVSSQILEVTDPPEGISCTDSQHLLAELCKGGELIQRLSDHQPWLRNTARDAPSGDPPSSYSIFAMLPSRYAAQNTMLHHSGPRPTFKLRTSTRHKGELRDSEKASS, from the exons ATGAGAATGTCCGATTCCGTCGACACTGAAACGATGAAGGTTTCCGAAGCCGCCGACACAGTATCGTCTCAGAAGGACAACGCCGCCAAGTCCGAGGTTTCCGAGCAGAGCCAGAGCAGCAGGGACGAACACGGCAGCAACAATAAGAGGGACATACAG TCCAACACCAAGCTAAAGCTCGTGCGGAGCCTGGCAGTGTGTGAAGAATCCTTTCCTTGCCCTATTCCTGAGCCTTCAGCAGCAcctcag GATGGATTCCTTCTGCAGCCCTTTGAAAAGGAAGAACGAGCCACACAGGACCAGGCTGAGAAAGAGGACAGCAGCGACAAGGTGGACAAACCTGAGAAAACGCAGAGAAAAATGCTTTCTAGAG ATTCCAGTCAAGACTACACAGATTCAACTGGCATAGATCTCCATGAGTTCCTGGTCAACACACTGAAGGGCAACCCCAG gGATCGAATCATGCTGCTGAAGTTGGAACAGGACATCTTGGACTTCATCAGCAATAACGa aAGCCAAAAGAGAAAGTTCCCGCCCATGACGTCCTACCACAGGATGCTGTTACACCGAGTGGCAGCCTACTTTGGCATGGACCACAATGTGGACCCCAGCGGAAAGTCAGTGGTGATCAACAAAACCACCAACACTAGAAT ACCCGATCAGAAATTCTCAGAGCACATCAAGGATGACAGGGCGGACGATTTTCAGAAACGCTACATTCTCAAACGAGACAACTCCAGCTTTGATCGTGAAGACAGCACg ATCCGAATGCGTTTGAAAGCTGACAGGAGGAGCAAATcgatggaggagagggaggaggagtaCCAGCGAGCCAGAGAAAGGATATTTGCACATGAT GGAGAACACTTCATACTGGATAGGAG TGCTCAGGATGAAGACGCATGCATGAGCACCCAACAGAGGCGGCAAATGTTCAG GTTGAGGGCCGGCAGGTCAGGCGCCAGCCGGCAGAGCAGCTCCGAGACGGAGCCGCGGCACGGCGAGCCTCGACCGTGGAGCAGCACTGACAGCTCGGACAGCTCCAACCGGCTCGCCCCGAGGCCCGCCATCACCAAGGCCAGCAGCTTCAGCGGCATCTCCCCCGGCCTCGTCCGAGGGGACAGCACAGCCAGCAGCAAGAGCACAGGGAGGCTTTCCAAAACAG GTTCCGAATCGTGCAGTAGCGTCGGTTCTTCGTCCAGCTCGCTATCCCGTCCCCAGCTGCCTCTCCCGGTTTCAGCCTCTTCCCGCTCCAACATCCCCAACGCACCCTTAATCCACCCGGCTGCCGAAACAAGAGGCTCGGGACACCCGGAGATGATCAAGAACATCCCCTCACAGCCACCGCCAGCTACAGACGCAACAAACTATTACGTGCTGTCGCTGGAAGCCTCAGGGATACCACCTGGCAGCGTTCTGGTCAACCCACACACAG GCAAGCCTTTCATCCATCCCGATGGCAGCGCTGTAGTTTATAACCCGGCCAGCATCGCCCCCACTGCTGGCAGGAGTCCACATCAGGGGAAAACCGCACAGCAGCCAATCCCTGCCGCAGGCCAGCAGCAGCCAACCAATCATCTCCACTCCCAG CCGATCTGTCCTCCTCTCCAGCCGTCCTCTGAGCCTGTCCACCACCCAACGGTCTCttatcctcttcctcctcctcttcctccttctcagTTCCTGCCCGTCTGTCCTAACCAACAGTACACTGTG cCTGACACCCTGAACACCCAGTTCAGTCACATGACTCTGGCGCAGCAGCCACCCAACGACGGTGGCGCCTCAGCTCCGGACGCCCGCCACTACCCCACCGtataccaccaccaccaccacccctccccCGTGCTACTGCAGGGAGCGCCTCCGCAGCAGCTCGCCGGCTACATGGTGGCAGGGCCATCAGGAGGACACCCGGGGGTGCTGCCAGGTCAGCACGTCCCGCTCCCGACCCCGGGCCCAAACCACGCGTATCCCAGCAGCACCCCGGGCCCCGCCGCTTTCCCGGGGTCCACGCTGAACCAGCAGCTACTCCAGCAACACACCTACATCCAACAGCCTGTCCAGCAG ATGTCTACGTGTTACTGCTCTTCAGCCCATCACCCCCCCTGctccagccagcagcagcagcagcagcagcagcaacagcaacagcagcagcagcagcactacCGGTCCCCAGTCAACGCGCTGCCCTATAACTGCCCTCAGAGCCAAAATCTGCCCCAGCAACAAG TGCACCAAGCCGTGATGCCAAACCCAGCGTCCAGCTACCAGACCGTAGTGGGCGTGCAGCCAACACCCAACCTCGCTCTCACTGGCAACCAGCAAAGCAATATGGGCAACCAGATGCAAGGCATGATGGTCCAGTACCCTCCAATGCAGTCTTATCAG CAGGTTTCTGTGCCACAGCAGACGTACCAGCAGCCAGTGTTTGTGTCCTGCCAGCCAGGACAGGGGGCAGTGGCTGTCGCTGGCATGCAGCCCTGCTACAGCCTTCTCCCCCCAAACCAGCACACCACCATGAG TTCTACCGTGAGTTTCCTGCCCGCCCAGATGATGGAGCAGCTCCAGTTTTCTCAGACGTCGTCCCCCTGCGTCTCCCAGCAGCACCCAGGCCAGCAGTATGCAG ggttgTTACCCCCAGCCCCCGGCAGCGGCATGGTGATGCTGCAAATGACAGCGCCCCCCTGCCAGCAGCCCCGGGCCCCCTCCCCCTGCCAGCGGAAACAGCCCAGCCACAAACACCCGGGCCCCGAGCACCAGCGCAGCCGCAGGCCTGCCGAGCTTCCTCCGCCTCCAGACAACACCCAG AGCAGCCTGCCCTCGTCTCCGGCGCTCACTCCTTCGCCAGGCCAGCCGCCCAGCGTCAAGGGCCTCCCTTCAGGCATCTCGCCCATCCCTGTCATGGCCCACCACCCGCAGCTCCCTACAGCCTTCTGCCACAGTGGACAAg GTGAAGCACACTACTCTCTACTGGGCCAACCTCTGCAGTACAAACCCTCCATCAGACCTCCGCTGATCCACACTGCACACATGGTGGCCAAACACCAG ggtCCACTGGGGGTTTGGCGTAGCGGTCATGGGAGGAAGGCCAACAGAAAATCTCTGTCTTCAGATCTCAGTGTAGGTGAAGCAG TGAGCAGTCAGATCCTGGAAGTGACAGATCCTCCGGAGGGGATCAGCTGTACAGACTCTCAACACCTCCTGGCAGAGCTCTGCAAAGGGGGCGAATTGATCCAGCGGCTGTCGGACCATCAGCCCTGGTTGCGCAACACAGCCAGAGACGCTCCCAGCGGAGACCCACCCTCATCATACTCTATCTTTGCCATGCTCCCCTCCAGATACGCTGCCCAGAACACCATGCTCCACCACAGTGGCCCCCGCCCCACCTTTAAACTCCGAACTAGTACCAGACACAAAGGGGAGCTGCGTGACTCAGAAAAGGCCAGCTCATAG
- the LOC121892343 gene encoding R3H domain-containing protein 1-like isoform X5, with protein sequence MRMSDSVDTETMKVSEAADTVSSQKDNAAKSEVSEQSQSSRDEHGSNNKRDIQPVKYSKSNTKLKLVRSLAVCEESFPCPIPEPSAAPQDGFLLQPFEKEERATQDQAEKEDSSDKVDKPEKTQRKMLSRDSSQDYTDSTGIDLHEFLVNTLKGNPRDRIMLLKLEQDILDFISNNESQKRKFPPMTSYHRMLLHRVAAYFGMDHNVDPSGKSVVINKTTNTRIPDQKFSEHIKDDRADDFQKRYILKRDNSSFDREDSTIRMRLKADRRSKSMEEREEEYQRARERIFAHDGEHFILDRSAQDEDACMSTQQRRQMFRLRAGRSGASRQSSSETEPRHGEPRPWSSTDSSDSSNRLAPRPAITKASSFSGISPGLVRGDSTASSKSTGRLSKTGSESCSSVGSSSSSLSRPQLPLPVSASSRSNIPNAPLIHPAAETRGSGHPEMIKNIPSQPPPATDATNYYVLSLEASGIPPGSVLVNPHTGKPFIHPDGSAVVYNPASIAPTAGRSPHQGKTAQQPIPAAGQQQPTNHLHSQPDTLNTQFSHMTLAQQPPNDGGASAPDARHYPTVYHHHHHPSPVLLQGAPPQQLAGYMVAGPSGGHPGVLPGQHVPLPTPGPNHAYPSSTPGPAAFPGSTLNQQLLQQHTYIQQPVQQMSTCYCSSAHHPPCSSQQQQQQQQQQQQQQQQHYRSPVNALPYNCPQSQNLPQQQVHQAVMPNPASSYQTVVGVQPTPNLALTGNQQSNMGNQMQGMMVQYPPMQSYQQVSVPQQTYQQPVFVSCQPGQGAVAVAGMQPCYSLLPPNQHTTMSSTVSFLPAQMMEQLQFSQTSSPCVSQQHPGQQYAGLLPPAPGSGMVMLQMTAPPCQQPRAPSPCQRKQPSHKHPGPEHQRSRRPAELPPPPDNTQSSLPSSPALTPSPGQPPSVKGLPSGISPIPVMAHHPQLPTAFCHSGQGEAHYSLLGQPLQYKPSIRPPLIHTAHMVAKHQGPLGVWRSGHGRKANRKSLSSDLSVGEAVSSQILEVTDPPEGISCTDSQHLLAELCKGGELIQRLSDHQPWLRNTARDAPSGDPPSSYSIFAMLPSRYAAQNTMLHHSGPRPTFKLRTSTRHKGELRDSEKASS encoded by the exons ATGAGAATGTCCGATTCCGTCGACACTGAAACGATGAAGGTTTCCGAAGCCGCCGACACAGTATCGTCTCAGAAGGACAACGCCGCCAAGTCCGAGGTTTCCGAGCAGAGCCAGAGCAGCAGGGACGAACACGGCAGCAACAATAAGAGGGACATACAG CCTGTGAAGTACTCTAAG TCCAACACCAAGCTAAAGCTCGTGCGGAGCCTGGCAGTGTGTGAAGAATCCTTTCCTTGCCCTATTCCTGAGCCTTCAGCAGCAcctcag GATGGATTCCTTCTGCAGCCCTTTGAAAAGGAAGAACGAGCCACACAGGACCAGGCTGAGAAAGAGGACAGCAGCGACAAGGTGGACAAACCTGAGAAAACGCAGAGAAAAATGCTTTCTAGAG ATTCCAGTCAAGACTACACAGATTCAACTGGCATAGATCTCCATGAGTTCCTGGTCAACACACTGAAGGGCAACCCCAG gGATCGAATCATGCTGCTGAAGTTGGAACAGGACATCTTGGACTTCATCAGCAATAACGa aAGCCAAAAGAGAAAGTTCCCGCCCATGACGTCCTACCACAGGATGCTGTTACACCGAGTGGCAGCCTACTTTGGCATGGACCACAATGTGGACCCCAGCGGAAAGTCAGTGGTGATCAACAAAACCACCAACACTAGAAT ACCCGATCAGAAATTCTCAGAGCACATCAAGGATGACAGGGCGGACGATTTTCAGAAACGCTACATTCTCAAACGAGACAACTCCAGCTTTGATCGTGAAGACAGCACg ATCCGAATGCGTTTGAAAGCTGACAGGAGGAGCAAATcgatggaggagagggaggaggagtaCCAGCGAGCCAGAGAAAGGATATTTGCACATGAT GGAGAACACTTCATACTGGATAGGAG TGCTCAGGATGAAGACGCATGCATGAGCACCCAACAGAGGCGGCAAATGTTCAG GTTGAGGGCCGGCAGGTCAGGCGCCAGCCGGCAGAGCAGCTCCGAGACGGAGCCGCGGCACGGCGAGCCTCGACCGTGGAGCAGCACTGACAGCTCGGACAGCTCCAACCGGCTCGCCCCGAGGCCCGCCATCACCAAGGCCAGCAGCTTCAGCGGCATCTCCCCCGGCCTCGTCCGAGGGGACAGCACAGCCAGCAGCAAGAGCACAGGGAGGCTTTCCAAAACAG GTTCCGAATCGTGCAGTAGCGTCGGTTCTTCGTCCAGCTCGCTATCCCGTCCCCAGCTGCCTCTCCCGGTTTCAGCCTCTTCCCGCTCCAACATCCCCAACGCACCCTTAATCCACCCGGCTGCCGAAACAAGAGGCTCGGGACACCCGGAGATGATCAAGAACATCCCCTCACAGCCACCGCCAGCTACAGACGCAACAAACTATTACGTGCTGTCGCTGGAAGCCTCAGGGATACCACCTGGCAGCGTTCTGGTCAACCCACACACAG GCAAGCCTTTCATCCATCCCGATGGCAGCGCTGTAGTTTATAACCCGGCCAGCATCGCCCCCACTGCTGGCAGGAGTCCACATCAGGGGAAAACCGCACAGCAGCCAATCCCTGCCGCAGGCCAGCAGCAGCCAACCAATCATCTCCACTCCCAG cCTGACACCCTGAACACCCAGTTCAGTCACATGACTCTGGCGCAGCAGCCACCCAACGACGGTGGCGCCTCAGCTCCGGACGCCCGCCACTACCCCACCGtataccaccaccaccaccacccctccccCGTGCTACTGCAGGGAGCGCCTCCGCAGCAGCTCGCCGGCTACATGGTGGCAGGGCCATCAGGAGGACACCCGGGGGTGCTGCCAGGTCAGCACGTCCCGCTCCCGACCCCGGGCCCAAACCACGCGTATCCCAGCAGCACCCCGGGCCCCGCCGCTTTCCCGGGGTCCACGCTGAACCAGCAGCTACTCCAGCAACACACCTACATCCAACAGCCTGTCCAGCAG ATGTCTACGTGTTACTGCTCTTCAGCCCATCACCCCCCCTGctccagccagcagcagcagcagcagcagcagcaacagcaacagcagcagcagcagcactacCGGTCCCCAGTCAACGCGCTGCCCTATAACTGCCCTCAGAGCCAAAATCTGCCCCAGCAACAAG TGCACCAAGCCGTGATGCCAAACCCAGCGTCCAGCTACCAGACCGTAGTGGGCGTGCAGCCAACACCCAACCTCGCTCTCACTGGCAACCAGCAAAGCAATATGGGCAACCAGATGCAAGGCATGATGGTCCAGTACCCTCCAATGCAGTCTTATCAG CAGGTTTCTGTGCCACAGCAGACGTACCAGCAGCCAGTGTTTGTGTCCTGCCAGCCAGGACAGGGGGCAGTGGCTGTCGCTGGCATGCAGCCCTGCTACAGCCTTCTCCCCCCAAACCAGCACACCACCATGAG TTCTACCGTGAGTTTCCTGCCCGCCCAGATGATGGAGCAGCTCCAGTTTTCTCAGACGTCGTCCCCCTGCGTCTCCCAGCAGCACCCAGGCCAGCAGTATGCAG ggttgTTACCCCCAGCCCCCGGCAGCGGCATGGTGATGCTGCAAATGACAGCGCCCCCCTGCCAGCAGCCCCGGGCCCCCTCCCCCTGCCAGCGGAAACAGCCCAGCCACAAACACCCGGGCCCCGAGCACCAGCGCAGCCGCAGGCCTGCCGAGCTTCCTCCGCCTCCAGACAACACCCAG AGCAGCCTGCCCTCGTCTCCGGCGCTCACTCCTTCGCCAGGCCAGCCGCCCAGCGTCAAGGGCCTCCCTTCAGGCATCTCGCCCATCCCTGTCATGGCCCACCACCCGCAGCTCCCTACAGCCTTCTGCCACAGTGGACAAg GTGAAGCACACTACTCTCTACTGGGCCAACCTCTGCAGTACAAACCCTCCATCAGACCTCCGCTGATCCACACTGCACACATGGTGGCCAAACACCAG ggtCCACTGGGGGTTTGGCGTAGCGGTCATGGGAGGAAGGCCAACAGAAAATCTCTGTCTTCAGATCTCAGTGTAGGTGAAGCAG TGAGCAGTCAGATCCTGGAAGTGACAGATCCTCCGGAGGGGATCAGCTGTACAGACTCTCAACACCTCCTGGCAGAGCTCTGCAAAGGGGGCGAATTGATCCAGCGGCTGTCGGACCATCAGCCCTGGTTGCGCAACACAGCCAGAGACGCTCCCAGCGGAGACCCACCCTCATCATACTCTATCTTTGCCATGCTCCCCTCCAGATACGCTGCCCAGAACACCATGCTCCACCACAGTGGCCCCCGCCCCACCTTTAAACTCCGAACTAGTACCAGACACAAAGGGGAGCTGCGTGACTCAGAAAAGGCCAGCTCATAG
- the LOC121892343 gene encoding R3H domain-containing protein 1-like isoform X4, with product MRMSDSVDTETMKVSEAADTVSSQKDNAAKSEVSEQSQSSRDEHGSNNKRDIQDGFLLQPFEKEERATQDQAEKEDSSDKVDKPEKTQRKMLSRDSSQDYTDSTGIDLHEFLVNTLKGNPRDRIMLLKLEQDILDFISNNESQKRKFPPMTSYHRMLLHRVAAYFGMDHNVDPSGKSVVINKTTNTRIPDQKFSEHIKDDRADDFQKRYILKRDNSSFDREDSTIRMRLKADRRSKSMEEREEEYQRARERIFAHDGEHFILDRSAQDEDACMSTQQRRQMFRLRAGRSGASRQSSSETEPRHGEPRPWSSTDSSDSSNRLAPRPAITKASSFSGISPGLVRGDSTASSKSTGRLSKTGSESCSSVGSSSSSLSRPQLPLPVSASSRSNIPNAPLIHPAAETRGSGHPEMIKNIPSQPPPATDATNYYVLSLEASGIPPGSVLVNPHTGKPFIHPDGSAVVYNPASIAPTAGRSPHQGKTAQQPIPAAGQQQPTNHLHSQPICPPLQPSSEPVHHPTVSYPLPPPLPPSQFLPVCPNQQYTVPDTLNTQFSHMTLAQQPPNDGGASAPDARHYPTVYHHHHHPSPVLLQGAPPQQLAGYMVAGPSGGHPGVLPGQHVPLPTPGPNHAYPSSTPGPAAFPGSTLNQQLLQQHTYIQQPVQQMSTCYCSSAHHPPCSSQQQQQQQQQQQQQQQQHYRSPVNALPYNCPQSQNLPQQQVHQAVMPNPASSYQTVVGVQPTPNLALTGNQQSNMGNQMQGMMVQYPPMQSYQQVSVPQQTYQQPVFVSCQPGQGAVAVAGMQPCYSLLPPNQHTTMSSTVSFLPAQMMEQLQFSQTSSPCVSQQHPGQQYAGLLPPAPGSGMVMLQMTAPPCQQPRAPSPCQRKQPSHKHPGPEHQRSRRPAELPPPPDNTQSSLPSSPALTPSPGQPPSVKGLPSGISPIPVMAHHPQLPTAFCHSGQGEAHYSLLGQPLQYKPSIRPPLIHTAHMVAKHQGPLGVWRSGHGRKANRKSLSSDLSVGEAVSSQILEVTDPPEGISCTDSQHLLAELCKGGELIQRLSDHQPWLRNTARDAPSGDPPSSYSIFAMLPSRYAAQNTMLHHSGPRPTFKLRTSTRHKGELRDSEKASS from the exons ATGAGAATGTCCGATTCCGTCGACACTGAAACGATGAAGGTTTCCGAAGCCGCCGACACAGTATCGTCTCAGAAGGACAACGCCGCCAAGTCCGAGGTTTCCGAGCAGAGCCAGAGCAGCAGGGACGAACACGGCAGCAACAATAAGAGGGACATACAG GATGGATTCCTTCTGCAGCCCTTTGAAAAGGAAGAACGAGCCACACAGGACCAGGCTGAGAAAGAGGACAGCAGCGACAAGGTGGACAAACCTGAGAAAACGCAGAGAAAAATGCTTTCTAGAG ATTCCAGTCAAGACTACACAGATTCAACTGGCATAGATCTCCATGAGTTCCTGGTCAACACACTGAAGGGCAACCCCAG gGATCGAATCATGCTGCTGAAGTTGGAACAGGACATCTTGGACTTCATCAGCAATAACGa aAGCCAAAAGAGAAAGTTCCCGCCCATGACGTCCTACCACAGGATGCTGTTACACCGAGTGGCAGCCTACTTTGGCATGGACCACAATGTGGACCCCAGCGGAAAGTCAGTGGTGATCAACAAAACCACCAACACTAGAAT ACCCGATCAGAAATTCTCAGAGCACATCAAGGATGACAGGGCGGACGATTTTCAGAAACGCTACATTCTCAAACGAGACAACTCCAGCTTTGATCGTGAAGACAGCACg ATCCGAATGCGTTTGAAAGCTGACAGGAGGAGCAAATcgatggaggagagggaggaggagtaCCAGCGAGCCAGAGAAAGGATATTTGCACATGAT GGAGAACACTTCATACTGGATAGGAG TGCTCAGGATGAAGACGCATGCATGAGCACCCAACAGAGGCGGCAAATGTTCAG GTTGAGGGCCGGCAGGTCAGGCGCCAGCCGGCAGAGCAGCTCCGAGACGGAGCCGCGGCACGGCGAGCCTCGACCGTGGAGCAGCACTGACAGCTCGGACAGCTCCAACCGGCTCGCCCCGAGGCCCGCCATCACCAAGGCCAGCAGCTTCAGCGGCATCTCCCCCGGCCTCGTCCGAGGGGACAGCACAGCCAGCAGCAAGAGCACAGGGAGGCTTTCCAAAACAG GTTCCGAATCGTGCAGTAGCGTCGGTTCTTCGTCCAGCTCGCTATCCCGTCCCCAGCTGCCTCTCCCGGTTTCAGCCTCTTCCCGCTCCAACATCCCCAACGCACCCTTAATCCACCCGGCTGCCGAAACAAGAGGCTCGGGACACCCGGAGATGATCAAGAACATCCCCTCACAGCCACCGCCAGCTACAGACGCAACAAACTATTACGTGCTGTCGCTGGAAGCCTCAGGGATACCACCTGGCAGCGTTCTGGTCAACCCACACACAG GCAAGCCTTTCATCCATCCCGATGGCAGCGCTGTAGTTTATAACCCGGCCAGCATCGCCCCCACTGCTGGCAGGAGTCCACATCAGGGGAAAACCGCACAGCAGCCAATCCCTGCCGCAGGCCAGCAGCAGCCAACCAATCATCTCCACTCCCAG CCGATCTGTCCTCCTCTCCAGCCGTCCTCTGAGCCTGTCCACCACCCAACGGTCTCttatcctcttcctcctcctcttcctccttctcagTTCCTGCCCGTCTGTCCTAACCAACAGTACACTGTG cCTGACACCCTGAACACCCAGTTCAGTCACATGACTCTGGCGCAGCAGCCACCCAACGACGGTGGCGCCTCAGCTCCGGACGCCCGCCACTACCCCACCGtataccaccaccaccaccacccctccccCGTGCTACTGCAGGGAGCGCCTCCGCAGCAGCTCGCCGGCTACATGGTGGCAGGGCCATCAGGAGGACACCCGGGGGTGCTGCCAGGTCAGCACGTCCCGCTCCCGACCCCGGGCCCAAACCACGCGTATCCCAGCAGCACCCCGGGCCCCGCCGCTTTCCCGGGGTCCACGCTGAACCAGCAGCTACTCCAGCAACACACCTACATCCAACAGCCTGTCCAGCAG ATGTCTACGTGTTACTGCTCTTCAGCCCATCACCCCCCCTGctccagccagcagcagcagcagcagcagcagcaacagcaacagcagcagcagcagcactacCGGTCCCCAGTCAACGCGCTGCCCTATAACTGCCCTCAGAGCCAAAATCTGCCCCAGCAACAAG TGCACCAAGCCGTGATGCCAAACCCAGCGTCCAGCTACCAGACCGTAGTGGGCGTGCAGCCAACACCCAACCTCGCTCTCACTGGCAACCAGCAAAGCAATATGGGCAACCAGATGCAAGGCATGATGGTCCAGTACCCTCCAATGCAGTCTTATCAG CAGGTTTCTGTGCCACAGCAGACGTACCAGCAGCCAGTGTTTGTGTCCTGCCAGCCAGGACAGGGGGCAGTGGCTGTCGCTGGCATGCAGCCCTGCTACAGCCTTCTCCCCCCAAACCAGCACACCACCATGAG TTCTACCGTGAGTTTCCTGCCCGCCCAGATGATGGAGCAGCTCCAGTTTTCTCAGACGTCGTCCCCCTGCGTCTCCCAGCAGCACCCAGGCCAGCAGTATGCAG ggttgTTACCCCCAGCCCCCGGCAGCGGCATGGTGATGCTGCAAATGACAGCGCCCCCCTGCCAGCAGCCCCGGGCCCCCTCCCCCTGCCAGCGGAAACAGCCCAGCCACAAACACCCGGGCCCCGAGCACCAGCGCAGCCGCAGGCCTGCCGAGCTTCCTCCGCCTCCAGACAACACCCAG AGCAGCCTGCCCTCGTCTCCGGCGCTCACTCCTTCGCCAGGCCAGCCGCCCAGCGTCAAGGGCCTCCCTTCAGGCATCTCGCCCATCCCTGTCATGGCCCACCACCCGCAGCTCCCTACAGCCTTCTGCCACAGTGGACAAg GTGAAGCACACTACTCTCTACTGGGCCAACCTCTGCAGTACAAACCCTCCATCAGACCTCCGCTGATCCACACTGCACACATGGTGGCCAAACACCAG ggtCCACTGGGGGTTTGGCGTAGCGGTCATGGGAGGAAGGCCAACAGAAAATCTCTGTCTTCAGATCTCAGTGTAGGTGAAGCAG TGAGCAGTCAGATCCTGGAAGTGACAGATCCTCCGGAGGGGATCAGCTGTACAGACTCTCAACACCTCCTGGCAGAGCTCTGCAAAGGGGGCGAATTGATCCAGCGGCTGTCGGACCATCAGCCCTGGTTGCGCAACACAGCCAGAGACGCTCCCAGCGGAGACCCACCCTCATCATACTCTATCTTTGCCATGCTCCCCTCCAGATACGCTGCCCAGAACACCATGCTCCACCACAGTGGCCCCCGCCCCACCTTTAAACTCCGAACTAGTACCAGACACAAAGGGGAGCTGCGTGACTCAGAAAAGGCCAGCTCATAG